A window of the Candidatus Syntrophoarchaeum caldarius genome harbors these coding sequences:
- a CDS encoding nicotinate-nucleotide--dimethylbenzimidazole phosphoribosyltransferase: MNDIAKVIEKIEPLNSDAMREAQARQNVLTKPTGSLGFLEELSIRVAGIKGEAVPPPFNNKVVITMAGDHGVTEDGVSAYPKDVTPQMIYNFIAGGAGINVLARHVGARVVIVDMGVAAEFEPNPALVVKKIGFGTKNMAKEPAMTIDEAIKSIKAGIEVFESEYAKGVDIVALGDMGIGNTTPSSAITAVITGRPPEEVTGRGTGVDDEGLLNKIRLIKQAISLNNPDPSDPIDVLSKVGGFEIGGIAGAMLAAASHRVPIVVDGFISGTGALIAAELAPQSRDYMIAGHSSVEKGHRAIIEHLNLRPVLDLDLRLGEGTGAALSMGIVEAACKILCEMATFEEAGVSNREE, from the coding sequence ATGAATGATATAGCGAAGGTCATAGAAAAGATAGAACCGCTAAACAGCGATGCAATGCGTGAGGCCCAGGCAAGGCAGAATGTGCTCACCAAACCCACAGGCAGTCTCGGTTTTCTTGAAGAGTTATCAATTCGAGTTGCAGGAATTAAAGGTGAGGCGGTACCACCTCCATTCAATAACAAAGTCGTAATCACGATGGCTGGAGATCATGGTGTGACTGAAGATGGGGTGAGCGCCTATCCAAAGGATGTCACACCGCAGATGATATATAACTTCATTGCAGGTGGTGCGGGAATAAATGTGCTGGCCCGTCATGTGGGAGCAAGGGTTGTCATCGTTGATATGGGTGTTGCAGCAGAGTTTGAACCCAATCCAGCACTTGTTGTTAAGAAGATCGGATTTGGAACGAAAAATATGGCAAAAGAACCTGCAATGACAATAGATGAAGCGATCAAATCGATAAAAGCAGGCATAGAGGTATTTGAATCTGAATATGCAAAAGGGGTTGATATTGTAGCTCTTGGAGATATGGGAATTGGAAATACAACCCCTTCAAGTGCGATCACAGCGGTTATAACTGGCCGTCCACCAGAAGAAGTTACAGGAAGGGGCACAGGCGTGGATGATGAGGGGCTTCTCAATAAGATCAGGTTGATAAAGCAGGCGATCTCGCTGAACAACCCTGATCCATCAGATCCGATTGATGTGCTATCAAAGGTCGGCGGGTTTGAGATTGGTGGGATTGCAGGTGCCATGCTTGCAGCAGCCTCTCACAGGGTCCCTATTGTTGTCGATGGTTTCATATCAGGTACAGGCGCGCTTATTGCAGCAGAACTTGCCCCGCAGAGCAGAGATTACATGATTGCAGGGCACTCATCGGTTGAAAAAGGGCACAGGGCAATCATCGAACACCTGAACTTAAGGCCTGTACTCGATCTTGACCTGCGTCTTGGGGAAGGAACCGGGGCTGCGCTTTCGATGGGGATCGTCGAGGCAGCATGCAAGATTTTGTGCGAGATGGCAACATTCGAGGAAGCTGGTGTCTCAAACAGGGAGGAGTGA
- a CDS encoding topoisomerase: protein MNRQERLLQIHKLLDEIDTRLEDGAVLIVEGKKDRESLLELGIRDSIMVVSQMPLLDFSEAVCRSTRDVILLTDWDRGGDRMTSLLSRYIRSLGIIPDCRLRGMLRSLVKKEIKDVESLHKYVMHLEANIR, encoded by the coding sequence ATGAACAGGCAGGAGAGACTTTTACAGATCCATAAGCTGCTTGATGAGATCGATACGCGACTTGAAGATGGCGCTGTCCTCATCGTTGAAGGCAAGAAGGATAGAGAATCGCTGCTGGAGCTTGGGATAAGAGATTCGATCATGGTGGTCTCGCAGATGCCGCTACTCGACTTCAGTGAAGCTGTTTGCAGGAGTACAAGAGATGTGATTCTTTTAACAGACTGGGATCGTGGCGGAGATCGCATGACATCACTCCTCTCACGATACATCCGTTCACTGGGCATCATTCCAGATTGCAGGTTGAGGGGAATGCTCAGATCACTTGTTAAAAAAGAGATAAAAGACGTTGAGAGCCTCCATAAATATGTTATGCATCTGGAAGCAAATATTAGATGA
- a CDS encoding transcriptional regulator: MMNISLNYGQTTYNIDVPDENLQAILLPDEVLKVPDEAGAIRDALLNPIGTKKLSEIAVNRKDAVIIVSDITRPVPSHKLLPPLIDELVAGGLDTEDITIVFALGSHRNQTDEEKRRILGDEIFEKIRCIEHDVNDCIQIGRTASGTVVEIFRPVVEADLRVCTGSIEVHYFAGYTGGLKSILPGVSSMRTIEENHRMLLQEDARGGNINGPIRRDIEEAGRMLGVDFILNVVLNSKKNIVKVVAGDPVEAHRAGIEVVDRMYKTPVQPSDIVIASAGGYPKDLNLYQAHKALENASNAVKDGGTLILLAECMECFANSEFERWLAEADIPRDLLDRLGCEFRIGGHKAACIARFLERGEVVLVSSMDDEDVKQAFMRPSASVAEALDYALTKHGKDASIIVIPYGGSTLPVAGGKEN; this comes from the coding sequence ATGATGAATATCTCACTGAATTACGGGCAGACGACATATAACATAGATGTGCCTGATGAGAACCTCCAGGCGATTCTGCTACCAGATGAGGTTCTGAAAGTGCCTGATGAAGCGGGTGCGATAAGAGACGCACTTCTAAATCCGATTGGGACAAAAAAGCTTTCTGAAATTGCTGTAAACCGCAAAGACGCAGTTATTATCGTGAGCGATATCACACGACCCGTGCCATCACATAAACTTCTTCCACCGCTTATAGATGAACTCGTAGCAGGGGGGCTTGATACAGAAGATATAACCATTGTTTTTGCACTTGGATCGCATAGAAACCAGACAGACGAGGAGAAACGCCGTATTCTTGGTGATGAGATCTTTGAAAAGATCAGGTGTATCGAGCATGATGTCAATGATTGCATCCAGATCGGCAGGACAGCTTCAGGGACGGTTGTTGAGATCTTCAGGCCGGTTGTGGAGGCGGATCTCAGGGTATGCACAGGTTCGATCGAGGTTCATTACTTTGCGGGATACACAGGCGGCTTAAAGTCGATCCTGCCAGGGGTTTCATCGATGCGGACGATCGAGGAGAATCATCGTATGTTGCTCCAGGAGGATGCCAGAGGCGGTAATATCAATGGGCCGATCAGGCGTGATATAGAGGAAGCAGGACGGATGCTTGGGGTTGATTTTATCCTGAATGTTGTTTTAAACAGCAAAAAAAATATCGTGAAGGTTGTTGCGGGTGACCCAGTAGAAGCCCACAGAGCAGGGATTGAGGTTGTTGATCGGATGTACAAAACACCTGTGCAGCCATCAGATATCGTGATAGCCTCGGCTGGGGGATATCCAAAGGATTTGAACCTGTATCAGGCGCATAAAGCACTTGAAAATGCTTCAAATGCGGTAAAAGATGGTGGGACGCTGATACTTCTTGCCGAATGTATGGAGTGCTTTGCAAACTCAGAATTTGAGCGATGGCTGGCAGAGGCGGATATTCCACGCGACCTGCTCGATCGACTGGGGTGCGAATTCAGGATCGGGGGGCATAAGGCAGCGTGTATCGCGAGATTTCTTGAACGTGGGGAGGTTGTGCTTGTATCATCAATGGATGATGAGGACGTGAAGCAGGCGTTTATGAGACCTTCAGCATCTGTGGCAGAGGCGCTTGATTATGCACTGACCAAACATGGAAAGGATGCTTCGATCATTGTGATACCGTATGGTGGGTCGACC